One part of the Phragmites australis chromosome 3, lpPhrAust1.1, whole genome shotgun sequence genome encodes these proteins:
- the LOC133912420 gene encoding thioredoxin-like 1-2, chloroplastic encodes MAAAQAVVKGSVVSTYGNRAAPGLLGRRRATARMATSAASAVRISGSWRKIPFLGGRLAVGPRRSRPASRSLVASPVQMNFAIGKAMRWWEKGLQPNMREIESAEDLVDSLTNAGDRLVIVDFFSPGCGGCRALHPKICQFAEQNPDVLFLQVNYEEHKSMCYSLHVHVLPFFRFYRGAQGRLCSFSCTNATIKKFKDALAKHKPDRCSLGPTRGLEESELLALAANKDLQFTYTKKPELVPSGDAAAEVIAPEPPKLPPATKPLVKQGSQERSLISSGR; translated from the exons atggcggcggcgcaggcggtGGTCAAGGGGAGCGTGGTGTCTACGTACGGAAACCGGGCCGCGCCGGGGCTCCTCGGCCGGCGGAGGGCCACGGCGCGGATGGCGACCTCCGCGGCGTCGGCGGTGCGGATCAGCGGCTCCTGGAGGAAGATCCCGTTCCTCGGCGGGAGGCTGGCGGTAGGGCCCAGGAGATCGAGGCCCGCGTCCCGTAGTCTCGTCGCGTCGCCGGTGCAG ATGAACTTTGCGATTGGGAAAGCCATGAGGTGGTGGGAGAAGGGGCTGCAGCCCAACATGCGGGAGATCGAGTCCGCCGAAGACCTCGTCGACTCTTTGACCAACGCCGGCGACAGGCTCGTCATCGTGGACTTCTTCTCCCCTGGCTGCGGCGGTTGCCGTGCTCTTCACCCCAAG ATTTGCCAGTTTGCGGAGCAGAACCCGGATGTGCTGTTCTTGCAGGTGAACTATGAGGAGCACAAGTCTATGTGCTACAGCCTGCACGTCCATGTTCTCCCTTTCTTCAGGTTCTACCGGGGAGCTCAGGGACGACTCTGCAGCTTCAGCTGCACAAACGCAACT ATTAAAAAGTTCAAGGACGCGCTTGCAAAGCACAAACCAGATAGATGCAGCCTTGGCCCAACTAGGGGGCTAGAGGAATCAGAGTTATTGGCTCTGGCCGCGAACAAGGACCTGCAGTTCACCTACACTAAGAAGCCAGAACTGGTTCCAAGCGGAGATGCTGCTGCGGAGGTCATCGCTCCTGAGCCTCCCAAGCTTCCTCCGGCCACAAAACCGTTGGTCAAGCAGGGATCTCAGGAGAGGTCCTTGATCTCATCAGGAAGATGA